DNA sequence from the Chitinispirillales bacterium genome:
TAGACGCTCTTTGGGAAGAATATAAAAAAAATAACTCAAAAGCGGTAAAAGATAAAATTCTCGCCGAATACGCCGGCTTGGTAAAGTATATAGCCGACAGAGTCGGTTATTCGCTTCCAAGGTCTGTTGACAGACAGGATTTGATTAGTTGCGGAATAATCGGACTCATTAAAGCCGTTGAAACTTTTGATCCCGCCAAAGATATAAAATTTGAAACATTTGCAAGTCATAAAATACGCGGCGCGATTCTTGACGAACTGCGTTCATTGGATTGGGTTCCGCGTTCGGTTCGACAAAAATCCAAAGTAATACAAAAAGCATATTCCGATCTGGAAGAAAAATTAGGAAGAACCCCTTACGACGACGAAGTTTGCAGTTATTTGGACATAGATACCGAAGAATTTGAAAAAATGCTCGCCGATTCCGCTCCGGCAAACGTTTTTTCGCTTGACGAAACATTCGGAAAACCCGATAGAGATTCAAAAGACATCTCTATTTCAGAAACGATAGAAGACACCAATTCCGACAATCCGTTGCAGAAACTCGGTTATGACGAAGTTAAAAGAATATTGAAAGAGGCGATCATTACGCTTCCCGAAAAAGAAAAATTAGTAATCGCTTTGTATCATTTTGAGGAACTTACACTTAAAGAAATAGGTGTAATATTGGACATTACCGAATCTCGCGTAAGTCAAATTCACTCAAAAGTTATGCTAAAGTTACGTTCTAAATTGCAAAACAAAATGAAAGATTAGAATTATGAACGCTATCGACGTCCCCGCATCATTTCAAAATCTTGAAAATATGAACAGGATTCAACAACGGGAAGTTACGAATCCGCTTGCATACGCCATGAGAAACAGCGACGAAGACGCCAAACGTCTCGAAAACCAACTTCACCATGTACATGAAACAAACAGCGCAGAAAAGACAGAAGTGGACCCCGACAAACAAAGGCGGCAACAACAGAAAAATAAAAAAAAAGACGAAGAAAAGCACAAAAACCGCGGACTTGAAAACGGAAGATTTGTCGATTTTACCGCATAAGGGAAAAATGTCATCAAAATCCGAAAGAATAAAAAATATTGCATCAAAAGTTGGGAATCTACCGATACTCCCAACCGTAGTAGCCAAAATGATAGATTTAGCCGATGATCCCGAAACGCAGACCGAAACGCTTGCAAGATTGATTTCCAACGACCAATCGCTAACGGCGCGAATATTAAAAGCGGCAAATTCCGCATACTACGGGCTTTCCCGCGAAATTTCTACAGTTGATACGGCAATAGTTGTCATGGGTTATAAAGCGGTAAAAGAAATAGGGCTTTCTCTTTCGGTCGTTGATTCGCTAAAAAACATGGGTTCAATAAACCGCTTTGATATCCAAAAATACTGGGAACATTGTTTAGGAGTAGGTACCGCCGCAAAAGAAATCGCTAAAAAATATCTTTCTACGGATGCCGGAGAATTGTATGTCGCCGGACTTTTACACGACATAGGAAAAACGATTTTAATTCAATATGCACAGCAGGATTTTTATAGTGTTTTGGATTACATGGAACAAGAAAACATTTCGTGTTTTGAAGCGGAAGAACAAATTTTGGGAATTACTCACGGCGAAATAGGCTACATTATCGCCGACAGGTGGAATTTACCGGTAAAAATCGGAATGATCATCCGCCATCACCATTATCCGCAAAACGCGCCGAAAAATTTTACAGCGGAAGCAGCCATTATCGATACAGCCGATACATTGTGCCATAATTTAAACATAGGCAATGCAAATCACAGAGTCAACAAAAATATAAATCCGCAAATAATTCAAATTTTTGACAAAACCAATTCGTTTGACGCCAGCGAAATCACCCTAATCGGCAAAACTCTTAAAACCGAAATCGAACAAAACGAATTATTGCATTTTACTAATTGATAATAAAAACGTTAATTTTACAAACCGGGAGAAAGAATTAATGATCAGCATATATAACGAAAGATTTAGAAAATTGTATAGTATCGCTCCTAAAATAGCAAAACTTATGAAATCCATTCATGCTAAAATTCTATTTTTGCTAAATTATAAACAAGACGAAAATTCATTGAAAAGCGGTATAGAAAAAATATTTTTACAAGAAAAATCACCTCTTTTTTACGAAATAGAAATTGAGACTATAAATAAATGTAACGGGACTTGCTCTTTTTGTGCAATAAATAAAAATATCGATAAACGTTCTTTGGTAAAAATGAGTGAAAACGATTTTTTCAAAATTATTAATAATCTTGC
Encoded proteins:
- a CDS encoding FliA/WhiG family RNA polymerase sigma factor, with the translated sequence MSNVDALWEEYKKNNSKAVKDKILAEYAGLVKYIADRVGYSLPRSVDRQDLISCGIIGLIKAVETFDPAKDIKFETFASHKIRGAILDELRSLDWVPRSVRQKSKVIQKAYSDLEEKLGRTPYDDEVCSYLDIDTEEFEKMLADSAPANVFSLDETFGKPDRDSKDISISETIEDTNSDNPLQKLGYDEVKRILKEAIITLPEKEKLVIALYHFEELTLKEIGVILDITESRVSQIHSKVMLKLRSKLQNKMKD
- a CDS encoding HDOD domain-containing protein, which gives rise to MSSKSERIKNIASKVGNLPILPTVVAKMIDLADDPETQTETLARLISNDQSLTARILKAANSAYYGLSREISTVDTAIVVMGYKAVKEIGLSLSVVDSLKNMGSINRFDIQKYWEHCLGVGTAAKEIAKKYLSTDAGELYVAGLLHDIGKTILIQYAQQDFYSVLDYMEQENISCFEAEEQILGITHGEIGYIIADRWNLPVKIGMIIRHHHYPQNAPKNFTAEAAIIDTADTLCHNLNIGNANHRVNKNINPQIIQIFDKTNSFDASEITLIGKTLKTEIEQNELLHFTN